The bacterium BMS3Abin08 DNA window ATCAACAAAGATAATTTCATCACCCCACGATACCTGCTTCAATAGTGATTCAACGAGTTCTTCCAACCCGGCTATTTCATTTTTTACCGGAATGACTACCGCTGTCTTCATCAAATTCTCCATAGTGCATATTATAACGATTATACAAAACCCCTCAATTCATCCACCGGTCATGCCAGAGCGTAAAGATTAACAATCCCCATATATTACGGCTGAAATCCGCCCTCAGCTTTTCATGATCCTCTACCATCCTCTTCACATAGTCTGCATTAAAGAACCCCTGTTTCCTGATCTTTTCAACTGAGAGGAGATCATGAACGGCGTCGTGGAGTTCGTTCAACAGCCATTTCGGCACGGGAACATTAAACCCCCTCTTCTTGCCGTGCAGGACCTTTTGCGGCAGCCTGTCTTGCATAATCCTTTTAAGTATATGCTTTTTCTTGAATCCGTGAAGCCTTAGATTAGCGGGGATCCGGAAAGAATACTCTGCAACGTTATGGTCCAGGAAGGGCGGCCTCACCTCCAGGGAATTTGCCATACTCATGCGGTCAACCTTTGTAAGTATATCATCGGGCAGATAGGCTTTAAAATCGACATACTGGAGTCTGCTCAAGGTATCCATACCTTCGGTTTCCTCGTAATAACCCCTCATTACCTCGAATGAATCATCTATCCCGGAGTCTCTTCCCGAACCTTGACAACACAGGTCCCTCTTGGCATCTTCATCAAATATAACCTTCCATCTGTAGTGACCTTCAAGA harbors:
- the asnB_2 gene encoding asparagine synthetase [glutamine-hydrolyzing] 1; its protein translation is MALGGDGGDELFAGYETYSAYVYANLYKRLPGVLSRGIIPRVVSRLPVSLDRVSFDYKAKRFVKGALLSPLEGHYRWKVIFDEDAKRDLCCQGSGRDSGIDDSFEVMRGYYEETEGMDTLSRLQYVDFKAYLPDDILTKVDRMSMANSLEVRPPFLDHNVAEYSFRIPANLRLHGFKKKHILKRIMQDRLPQKVLHGKKRGFNVPVPKWLLNELHDAVHDLLSVEKIRKQGFFNADYVKRMVEDHEKLRADFSRNIWGLLIFTLWHDRWMN